From the Cyanobium sp. M30B3 genome, the window TGCACCCCCGGCTGCACCCCGGCCAGGGCGGAGGTGTGGCCGCTGTGGCGGGGGTCGGCGTAAAGGGTGAGCGGGCCGTCCTGGTCGGCCAGGGCCAGCCCGTGCAGCCGGGCCCGGGGTTCAGCGGCGTGGGCCGTCTGCAGCTGGGCGAAAACAGCCGGCACCGGCTCGAAGGCCCACACCTGCACGCGGGGGGACGCCTGCAGGGCAAGGGCGGTGTAATCGCCGCGGTTGGCCCCCACGTCAACCACCAGCCAGGGCTGGCCTGCGGCCAGGGCGGCCAGGCGGCCCAGCAACCAGGCCTCGCCGTTGCTGGCGGGGTCGTAGTTGTTGTTCTCGTAGAGGCCGTGGAACACGCAGGCCAGGCGGTCGAGCCCAGCCAGCAGGGGGTGGCCGTGGTGGGCCGGCAGCAGGCGCTGGAGGCGGGGGTAGGCCGGGCGCCAGAGGCGATGGAAGAGGGAGGCCACGGCTCAGCGAACGGGGGGGGAACCGGCCAGCAGCCCGTACCAGGCGGCGGCGCTGGGGGCGATGGCGAAGCGCTCGGCCTGGCGCAGGGCACGCCCGGCCAGGGCGGAGCGGGAAGGGGGATCGGCCATCAGGGCAGCCAGGCGCTGGGCCCAGACCTGCTGATCCCGGGGGGGCAGCAGCTCCCCGGCGGAGCCTTCGGCCAGCAGTTCCCGGCAGGCTGGCACATCACTGGCCAGCAGGGGCAGGCCGGCCGCCATGGCCTCGATCAGGGCGATGCCGAACCCCTCGGCGGCGGTGGTGGAGAAGGCGAACAGGTCGGCCTGGCCCAGCAGCTCCGGAATGTCGCTGCGGCGACCCAGCAGCACGGCCCCGGGATCGAGCCCCAGCTCGCGGGCCAGCTGCTCGAGCGGGGCGCGCTCGGGACCCTCGCCCACCAGCCACAGCTCCCAGCCGGGCCGGCGCGCCGCCGCGAAGGCGCGCAGCAGGGTGGGCTGGTCCTTGATCCGGTCGAGCCGGGCCACCATCAGCACCCGCTGGCGGTCGTGGGGGGGGCGCCGGGCACGGCTGGCCGCGGCGCGGGCGGCGATGGCGCCGGTGTCGCAGCCGTTGGCGATCACCGCCGCCAGCCGGCAACCGGGCGGCAGGCGCTCCAGGGAAGCCGCCACGGCCCTGCTGCAGGGCACCACGGCCACCCCGAGGCGCCCGAACCAGCGCAGCAGCCGCAGCCAGCGGCGCCGGCCGGCCGGATCCACCGCGAGGGCAGGGGCGGTGTTCTGCAGGGTCACGGCCAGCCGGCGCACCCCCGCCAGGCGGGCGCCGAGGGCAAACCAGAGGATCGGCCGGCTGCAGGGGAAGAGCAGCACCGCATCGGGCCGCAGGCGGCGGCAGTGGCGCCAGGCGGCCCAGGCCAGGGCCAGGCGGTCGCTGCGGCGCAGGTGGTGCACCGGCAGCAGGGGGGCAAAGGCCGGCTCCAGGTCGCGCACCGCCCCGTCGAGGTTGAGCAGCGCCGCCCGCACCCCGGGCGGCGCATGGCGGATCAGTTGCAGCGCCAGGGACTCGATGCCGGCGGCGTGGAGGCCATTGAGCACGTGCAGCACCTTCACGCCAGGCCCAGCTCCTCGGCATAGGCCCGGGCCATGGCCGGAATGGCGAAGTGGCGCCGGGCCCGCCGGCGGGCAGAGGCGGCCCGGCGGCGGGCGCCCGCGAGGTCGGCCAGCACCGCCTGGATGCCGGCCGCCAGGGCGGGGGCGCTGGCGGGCTCCACCAGCAGGCCGCAGCGGCCGCCCGCCAGCACCTCGTGGCAGGCGGGCACGTTGCTGGCCACCACCGGCACCCCGGCGGCCATCGCCTCTGCCAGGGCAATCCCGAAGCCCTCATCCGGCCGGGCGGCGAACACGAACAGATCGAGCTGGGCCAGCAGCTCGGGGATGTCGCGCCGGCTGCCCAACAGACGCACCTGGCTGCCGAGCCCGAGGGACTGCACCAGGGCCGTGAGCCGGGCCTGCTGGCTGCCATCACCGATCAGCCAGAGCTGGGGGCGGAGGCCCTGATCGCGCAGCAGGGCCAGGGCGCGGATCAATGTGGGTTGGTCCTTGTGGGGTTCGAGGCGGGCCACCATGCCCAGCCGGGGCGGTTGCCGCCAGTAGGGCGCCCGGGCCCGGGCGGCGGGGGTGAAGCGCTGCAGATCACAGGCGTTGTGGATGGTGCGGGTCTCCCGCGGGCGCACGCCGAAATCCCGGATGGTGGCCTGGCGAATGGCGCGGGAGCAGCAGAGCAGGCGATGGGTGAAGGGCCGGCCCAGCTGCACCCACAGGCGGAATTTCACAAAGGCGCGGCCCGTCCACACCGGCGGCGCATTGCCCACGTGGGCGCAGGTGCGCGTCACCCCGGCCAGGCGGGCACCGATGGCCACCAGGGCATGCCAGCCGAGGGGGAAACAGAGCACGGCCCGGGGGTGGAGGTGGCGGCAGAGACGGAAACTGAGGGCCAGCAGGCGCGGATAGCGCATCCAGCCGGCACCAAGCCCGGCCCAGTGCAGGGGAACCCCGAGGGCGGCGAATTCAGGCTCCAGATCCCTGGCGCCGCCATCGAGGCACAGCACCTCCAGCCGCCAGCCCTGGCGCCTCCAGTGGCCGGCGAGCTGGAGGGCCAGCTGCGGGCAGCCCTCAGCCGCCAGGGAGGACAGCACGATCAGCAGGGCGGGCGGCCTGGCGGCAGGGGTGGAGGCTTCAGGTGCCAGCATCGCCAGGCCCGCCGTTGATCTCGGCCACACAGAGCAGCTCGGGGGCCAGGCCGGCAACAGCCAGCAGGGGCATCAGCGGCAGCAGCAGCAGCAGCAGCGGGAGGGCAGCCTGCCAGGGACTCCGGCACCAGCCCAGCTGCCCCAGCGCCACGGCCAGGGACTGGTGGCGCCGCAGCGAGCGGAGCTCCAGCACCCGGAAACCCTCCTGCTGCAGCAGCGATCGCAGGGCCGGGGCGGAATAGTGGTGCACATGGATCGGCGGGTCCCAGCCATACCAGCGCTGCCGGAAGAGGTAACGCCAGAGGGAGCGGGGGTTGGGGAGCACCAGGATCAGGCGGGCGCCGGGCCGCATGCGCTGGCGCAGGGCGGTGAGCAACTCCCGGGGTTGCACAACATGCTCGAACACGTGCAGCAGCACCACGTTGTGGGCGGTGGCCACCAGGCTCAGGGTGCGCTCGGAGCTGAGCGAATCCTCCACCAGGGCCAATCCCCGCTGGGCGGCCAGGGCAATGGAACTGGCCGACTGCTCGACCCCGCACACCGTCCAGCCTCGCCGCCGGGCCTCGAGGCAGAACTCCCCGGTGCCGGCCCCCAGATCGAGAATCGAACCGGGCCTGAGCCAGCGCCAGAACGGATAGGGCTGCTCGCCGCCGCTGGCCAGCCAGCGCAGCACGCCCTTGAGTCTGGACGGCGGTTGCTGCAGCCGGGCCCATAGCTGTTGGCCGGCGGGGGAGTGCCACCAGCGGTCCTGGCGCTGATCGAGCAGCTGGTAGTAGTGGTGGAGCTGGCTGGGGTGTGGAGGGGGCACCAGGCTGATGATGCCGCAGCCGGGGCAGTGGGCATAGCTGTAGCGCTGGCCGGTGAGGCCGAGGTTCTCCGGGCAGGAGCGGGCGCAGATCGCCGCCCTGGGATCGCCGCAGACCGGACAGTGCAGCGCGGAGGGCGTCACGGTCGCCAGCCGTAGAGAGGGGCGAGTTCGGCTGCCATCCGGCTGAAACGGCGGTCGGGAGAAAGGGAGGGGGCCGTCCTGAGCTGGGCGGGGTTGCCCAGCAGGGCCTGGAGGTGGCGGGTCCAGGCCTGGGCCGTGGGGGGAAGCAAGGTGCAGCCGGACACGCCGGCCAGCAGCTCGCGGATGCCCCCCCGGTCGGTGCCGGTCACCGGCAGGTGGGCCGCCAGCGCTTCCAGCACGGTGAGGGGACCGGTCTCCAGCCAGGTGGAGGGCACCACGGCCAGGTCGTACTGCTGCAGCTGAGGCAGCAGATGCTCGGGGGGCAGGGTACCCAGCACGGCGAAGCGGCGGTCGGTGGCGATGGCCCGCTGGAGCCGCTGGCCATAGGGGTCGTCCCAGCCGGGACCGTAGAAGTGCAGCAGCACCGGCGCATCGGCTGGCAGGGCCTGGATGGCCTCCACCAGCAGGTGAAAGCCCTTCACCGGATGGCAGCGTCCCCAGGCCACCAGGCGCAGCAGGCCATCCTGCATGGGCTGGCGGCGGCGCGGCGGCAGGGGGGCGGGTCCGGCACTGCGGATCAGATGAATCTTGTGGGCTGGCACCCCCTGGCCGAGCAGCAGGTCACGGCTCCAGGCGGCGAGCACATGGATGGCATCGGCCAGGCGGGTGAGCTCCAACCAGGCGGCGTGAAAGGCGCCGGTGAGCTGACGGGCCGTGAGGAGATGGGCCAGGCGCCCGCCAGCCTCCGCACTGAGGGGCCAGCCACTCTGCAGGGCCACGCCGGCCGCCAGCCAGCGGGGCAGGCCGCCATTGTGCAGGCGGCAGCGGGTGCAGCGGCGTGGACGCAGGCGGCCATCGCAGACGGCACCGCTGGCGTCGATCAGGTTGCCCTTGATGCAGCTGAAGCCCGGGGCATGCACGGTAACCACCACCCGCACCCCCGCGGCCCTGGCGGCACGCACATGGCTGAGGCCGCAGCGCTCACTGAAGGAGTGAAGGTGAAGCGCCGTGGGGCGGAACGCAGCCAGCAGCTCGGTGAAGCCGGGGATGGAGGCGGCAGTGGCGGCCACCTGCTGGTGGCGGTTGCCGGGGACAACCGGATATAGCAGCCGCTGGTGGGCCGCCAAGGCGGCGGCGGGGTTGTGGTGGGGCGCCAGCAGGGGGGCACGGTGGGCGGCCCAGAGGATGGCAGCGGCGGGGTGCTGCTGAAGCTGGGCCTGGAGCAGCTGCTGCACGAACAACTCGGTGCCACCAGTGACGCAGGGGTAGTGGTCGTTGCTGAGGTGAAGCAGACGCATCAGGCTGCTTGCAGGGCCTCTGCCAGGTGATCGAGCCCGAAGCTGGGCCGCGCCAGCGGACGGGGCAGGGCCTGGGCCGTGGCCATGGCCTCGCCGATGGTGGCGGCGATGGCCTCGGGCTCCAGGGAAGGCAGCAGCCAACCATTCACACCGGGCGTGACCACCTCGCCGCAGAACGCTGAGGCGATCACCGGGCAGCCGTAGGCCAGGGCCTCCAGCTGGGTGATGGCGAAGCCATCGGAGAGGGTGGGCAGGATCATTGCGTGGGCCTGGCCGTAGCGGGCGGCCACCTGGGAGCGGGGCACGGGGCCGAGCCAGCGGATATTCGGAGCTGTGACCCAGGCCTGGGGATCGAGTTCGCTGGGGCCGGCCAGGGTGAGCTGCACGGGCTGGCCCTCCAGCAGACGCATGGCATCAAGCAGGCGGCCGATGCCCTTGCGCAGGCCGATGGTGCCGAGGAAGAGCAGCTGGAAGGGGATGGCGGGCGCTGACGGGGCAGGGGCACGCTCCACGGAGGGCTCATACACGAGGGGTATCAGGCGCAGCTTGCTGGCAGGCACCCCCTGGCGCAGCAGGCAACGCCAGCTCCAGGGTGAATTCACCACGATGCGATCAGCCAGCTCAAGCTCTTCGGCCCAGTGCTGCCAGTAGAGCGGTGGAGCCGGCTGCCAGGAACCAGCGAGGCTGGGGTAGCGGCGGTGCTCGGCGATCACCAGCTGCTCCTCCTCCGGGCCGGGATCCATCTGGCCAAGCACGCAGTGATAACCCCGCTGCCGCGCCAGGCGGAAGATGGAGCGGGCGGCGTAGCTGTAGCTGAAGACGTTGAGATGAGTTGTGTTGCCCGCACGCGATCGATGGGCGTGAAGACGCAGGAGCTGGCGGCAAGCCCAGCGCTGAAACCAGGCATTGCGGGCCATGGTGCGGGGCCAACCTGCTGGCGAGCGTGCGAGGCGGGAGCGCAGCTCGAAGGGCAGACTGCCGAGCCAGGGGGCCCGCACCGAAGCAACAGTCAGATCAGGGTGAAAGCGACCCGCCAACCCCTTCGAGGGCACAAATCGGAGAAGGGCTGAGTCTGGCGGGACCCAGCAATCTGTGAAAAGGTGCTGAAGCAACTCAAGCCTCTGCAAGGCTCTCGGGATGGCGTAGTGCTCGCGGGCGCCAATCTGCAACGCCAGCCAGGAGCTGGTGCTGCTCATGCCTGGGAAGACGTCCTGGCAATCAGGCGTTGCAGAAGCAGCCGATCAACGGGGTTCAGCGCCCGGCGATGGGCAGAGAGCACATGGGCCGCCGCCGCCTCCACGCCAGCGGCAAAGGCTCCTGGGCCGTAGGACGCCACACGACGCTGACTGGCGGCGGCGAGGCGCTCGGCCGCTGCGCCCGGGAGCTCGCACCACCAGCGGATTGACGCGGCAATGGAAGCCACGGAATGGGGATCAAAGCGCAGACCCGTGACACCCGGCTGCACCAGTTCCGGGGCACAGCCACAGGTGGAGGACACCAGCACGGGCAGACCTGCCGCCATCGCTTCGTTCACCACCAGGCCCCACTGCTCCACGGTGCTGGCATGGATGAAGGCTTCAGCAAGCCCGTAGCGACTGGGCAGTTGGGCATAGGAGCAAGGCCCTGGAAGCAACACCCAATCCTGCAGCCCAAGGGCCTGCACATGGGCCTCAAGCTGGGTCCGCAGGGGCCCGTCGCCCAGGATCAGCAGGCTGAGCTGCTGCTGCTCTTCAGGAGCATGGCGACGCCAGAGGGCATAGCCCTCGATCAGGCGAAAGAGGTTCTTCTTCTCGGTGAAGCGGGTCACCGCCAGGAGATAGCGGGGCGGCAGCCCGAGCTGGTTGCGGGCCTGCGCACCCTGGCCGCGCCAGTGGTGTGCCGTGGCGAAGTGGTCGTTGTCCACAGCGTTGTAGCCGCGGAAGATGGCCTCGGGAGCCACACCCAGCTGCTGCAGGTAGGCCGCCTGCGGTTCACCGCCCACCAGCCCTGCCTGGGCCAGGTTCAGCACCCGCCGCTTGAGGGCCTCACTCCAGGGCCTGCGGGGGGCATCGTGCCGATTGCTCTCGGAGCACATCACCACCGGCAGGCCTCGCTGGGCGGCTACCAGCAACGCCGCAAGACTCTCGGGAAAGCTGTAGCCACTGAGTACCAGAACCTGGGGGTTGAGGCGATCGATCCAGGCCTGGAGTTGCTCGTGCCAAGGCGGGGCTCCAGCCCCTGGATCAGCCAGGGTGTGCAGCGCAAACGGTGCCTGATCCGCATCGGTGGCCAGCACGGCAAAGGGGTCACCGGCGCGGCGCTGCAGCACCGCCACCTGGTGCCCAGCTTCAGCCACGGCCGACCAGCGGGCCACGTGGTAGGGCACCAGATTCACGATCACAGCGAGAATGCGCAGACCGCTCATCGGCGTGCTTCGCGCGTGAATGCACGTTCGTGCCAGGCGGCGAGCTTGTCTGGATCACTCAGCGCCAGCACCCGCTCACGTGCCTGGCTGGCCCTGGCTGCAGCAGCATCCAGATCGGCCAGAATATGTAAGGCAGCAGAGGCAAGCGCCGCCACATCATGCCGCTCAAGAAGGACAGCATCCACATCAGGCTGCAACACCTCGGCTAGGCCGCTATGGAGAACCGAGCTCACCACAGGAACGCCATGCACGGCCGCCTCAATTGGTGTTGTGGGCAGAGCATCCCAGTCGGAATTGAACAGCAGAATGTCGAGTGCTGCATATAGCGGGCGCATTTCTTCAAGCCATCCGGTCCACACCACCGCATGCTGAATCCCGAGAGAACTTGCCAAGGCTTGAAGCTGCTCACGCTCAGGTCCATCCCCAGCAATCAGAAAACGCACATCAAACCGCTCATGGAGGACAGCAGCGGCGGTGTGGAGGAAAACATCAAAACGTTTGCGTGGAATCAACCAGCCGGCATTACCAATCACTGGGGCGCTAATGGGCAAGCCAAAATGCTGCCTGGCCGCAATCCGCTCAACAGGAGTGAAAGGCAGGACTGCTGAAATCGGGTTGCGCAGGGTGTGAGCCTTGCTAGCTAGGGCCGGGCAGAGCTCTATCGCTTCCCGACGCACGAAATCGGAAGGGAAGGTGACCGCATTCACCATGCGGCGAGCAAGGGAGTAATAGAGACGCCAGAACCAGCGGGGCTTGACGCCGGTGTGATGAAAGTGGATCGCCAGCAGACTACGACCGCGGCAAAAACCGAGAACAGCCAGCAGGGTTGGCAGGCTGTGACCGGTGAGGAGCAGGGCATCGGGATTCTGGCGGCGGAGCTCACCGCGGAAACGCCAAAGCCAGTTCCAAAGGGGCACCTGACCGTAGCCGAGACCAAGACAGGAAATGCCACTAGCCTCAAGCTGAGGAGCGAGCGAGCCGAGCGGATGGAGGGAGATCAACGAGAGGCGATGGCCGCGCTGTTGCAATCCCTGCATTAAGCGCCACGAGGCTTGCTCCATGCCGCCGAGATTGGAGCATTGAATGACGTTGAGAATCCTTAGCCTTTCCACGAATTTCTAACCTAAATATCCAAGCGCTTCAGAAAAGAGATCGCAGTCCACAACAAAGTCGTAAGGACTTGGACCAACACTGCCCCTTGGGCGCATGTTGGCAGATTCTCCAAAGATGCAATGATAAGCCAGGCCAGACGCTAGGGACAACGTATAGTAATAGGGATAAATATGGTCGCTGGGTATAAGCTCTAAAACCTTTGCACCTGTTGGGCAGAATGCGAGGTCAGTGAGCGCAGCTCCATGGGCTGACACAATATGGGTGGCCTGGGCAAATATTTCATACGAGGTTGTATCCGA encodes:
- a CDS encoding FkbM family methyltransferase; this translates as MASLFHRLWRPAYPRLQRLLPAHHGHPLLAGLDRLACVFHGLYENNNYDPASNGEAWLLGRLAALAAGQPWLVVDVGANRGDYTALALQASPRVQVWAFEPVPAVFAQLQTAHAAEPRARLHGLALADQDGPLTLYADPRHSGHTSALAGVQPGVHGLAQPQVFTLPARRLDSFCASQGITAIELLKIDVEGFEQRVLAGAQGLLDAGAIACIQLEYGKANLFSRTFIHDYLRHYGASYRLGKLYPAGVAWYDRYSPDLDDLIGPNLVLVHRRRQDLIEALSPRRRP
- a CDS encoding glycosyltransferase, with translation MLWFALGARLAGVRRLAVTLQNTAPALAVDPAGRRRWLRLLRWFGRLGVAVVPCSRAVAASLERLPPGCRLAAVIANGCDTGAIAARAAASRARRPPHDRQRVLMVARLDRIKDQPTLLRAFAAARRPGWELWLVGEGPERAPLEQLARELGLDPGAVLLGRRSDIPELLGQADLFAFSTTAAEGFGIALIEAMAAGLPLLASDVPACRELLAEGSAGELLPPRDQQVWAQRLAALMADPPSRSALAGRALRQAERFAIAPSAAAWYGLLAGSPPVR
- a CDS encoding glycosyltransferase, which produces MLAPEASTPAARPPALLIVLSSLAAEGCPQLALQLAGHWRRQGWRLEVLCLDGGARDLEPEFAALGVPLHWAGLGAGWMRYPRLLALSFRLCRHLHPRAVLCFPLGWHALVAIGARLAGVTRTCAHVGNAPPVWTGRAFVKFRLWVQLGRPFTHRLLCCSRAIRQATIRDFGVRPRETRTIHNACDLQRFTPAARARAPYWRQPPRLGMVARLEPHKDQPTLIRALALLRDQGLRPQLWLIGDGSQQARLTALVQSLGLGSQVRLLGSRRDIPELLAQLDLFVFAARPDEGFGIALAEAMAAGVPVVASNVPACHEVLAGGRCGLLVEPASAPALAAGIQAVLADLAGARRRAASARRRARRHFAIPAMARAYAEELGLA
- a CDS encoding class I SAM-dependent methyltransferase, giving the protein MTPSALHCPVCGDPRAAICARSCPENLGLTGQRYSYAHCPGCGIISLVPPPHPSQLHHYYQLLDQRQDRWWHSPAGQQLWARLQQPPSRLKGVLRWLASGGEQPYPFWRWLRPGSILDLGAGTGEFCLEARRRGWTVCGVEQSASSIALAAQRGLALVEDSLSSERTLSLVATAHNVVLLHVFEHVVQPRELLTALRQRMRPGARLILVLPNPRSLWRYLFRQRWYGWDPPIHVHHYSAPALRSLLQQEGFRVLELRSLRRHQSLAVALGQLGWCRSPWQAALPLLLLLLPLMPLLAVAGLAPELLCVAEINGGPGDAGT
- a CDS encoding glycosyltransferase — encoded protein: MRLLHLSNDHYPCVTGGTELFVQQLLQAQLQQHPAAAILWAAHRAPLLAPHHNPAAALAAHQRLLYPVVPGNRHQQVAATAASIPGFTELLAAFRPTALHLHSFSERCGLSHVRAARAAGVRVVVTVHAPGFSCIKGNLIDASGAVCDGRLRPRRCTRCRLHNGGLPRWLAAGVALQSGWPLSAEAGGRLAHLLTARQLTGAFHAAWLELTRLADAIHVLAAWSRDLLLGQGVPAHKIHLIRSAGPAPLPPRRRQPMQDGLLRLVAWGRCHPVKGFHLLVEAIQALPADAPVLLHFYGPGWDDPYGQRLQRAIATDRRFAVLGTLPPEHLLPQLQQYDLAVVPSTWLETGPLTVLEALAAHLPVTGTDRGGIRELLAGVSGCTLLPPTAQAWTRHLQALLGNPAQLRTAPSLSPDRRFSRMAAELAPLYGWRP
- a CDS encoding glycosyltransferase family 4 protein; translation: MRAPWLGSLPFELRSRLARSPAGWPRTMARNAWFQRWACRQLLRLHAHRSRAGNTTHLNVFSYSYAARSIFRLARQRGYHCVLGQMDPGPEEEQLVIAEHRRYPSLAGSWQPAPPLYWQHWAEELELADRIVVNSPWSWRCLLRQGVPASKLRLIPLVYEPSVERAPAPSAPAIPFQLLFLGTIGLRKGIGRLLDAMRLLEGQPVQLTLAGPSELDPQAWVTAPNIRWLGPVPRSQVAARYGQAHAMILPTLSDGFAITQLEALAYGCPVIASAFCGEVVTPGVNGWLLPSLEPEAIAATIGEAMATAQALPRPLARPSFGLDHLAEALQAA
- a CDS encoding glycosyltransferase family 1 protein, translating into MSGLRILAVIVNLVPYHVARWSAVAEAGHQVAVLQRRAGDPFAVLATDADQAPFALHTLADPGAGAPPWHEQLQAWIDRLNPQVLVLSGYSFPESLAALLVAAQRGLPVVMCSESNRHDAPRRPWSEALKRRVLNLAQAGLVGGEPQAAYLQQLGVAPEAIFRGYNAVDNDHFATAHHWRGQGAQARNQLGLPPRYLLAVTRFTEKKNLFRLIEGYALWRRHAPEEQQQLSLLILGDGPLRTQLEAHVQALGLQDWVLLPGPCSYAQLPSRYGLAEAFIHASTVEQWGLVVNEAMAAGLPVLVSSTCGCAPELVQPGVTGLRFDPHSVASIAASIRWWCELPGAAAERLAAASQRRVASYGPGAFAAGVEAAAAHVLSAHRRALNPVDRLLLQRLIARTSSQA
- a CDS encoding glycosyltransferase translates to MEQASWRLMQGLQQRGHRLSLISLHPLGSLAPQLEASGISCLGLGYGQVPLWNWLWRFRGELRRQNPDALLLTGHSLPTLLAVLGFCRGRSLLAIHFHHTGVKPRWFWRLYYSLARRMVNAVTFPSDFVRREAIELCPALASKAHTLRNPISAVLPFTPVERIAARQHFGLPISAPVIGNAGWLIPRKRFDVFLHTAAAVLHERFDVRFLIAGDGPEREQLQALASSLGIQHAVVWTGWLEEMRPLYAALDILLFNSDWDALPTTPIEAAVHGVPVVSSVLHSGLAEVLQPDVDAVLLERHDVAALASAALHILADLDAAAARASQARERVLALSDPDKLAAWHERAFTREARR